The genomic region TGAATGTAACCGGACACTCGGCCCGCTAGCTATCGCTTTATTCGTGAGGTGGCGCCTGCCTTAGCGTTTCATCGATTCGAAGAATTCAGCGTTGGTCTTTGTTGCCTTGAGTCGTTCAAGTAGAAACTCCATGGCGGCTATTTCATCCATTGGGTGGAGGAGCTTCCTTAGGATCCACATTTTTTGTAGTTCGTCCGGGTTGGTGAGAAGCTCTTCCCTGCGCGTGCCGGAGCGATTGACGTTAATGGCAGGGTAAACACGTTTTTCATGCATTTTTCTGTCTAGATGGATTTCATTGTTGCCCGTGCCCTTGAATTCTTCGTAGATGACATCGTCCATCCGTGATCCGGTGTCAACGAGGGCAGTTGCGATGATCGTCAAGCTTCCGCCTTCCTCGATGTTGCGTGCTGCGCCAAAAAAGCGTTTCGGGCGTTGTAGGGCGTTGGCGTCAACACCGCCAGTTAGCACTTTACCGGAAGCGGGAACGACCGTATTGTAAGCTCGCGCAAGTCTGGTGATGGAATCTAGCAGAATGACGGCGTCGAGTTTATGCTCCACCAGGCGCTTGGCTTTTTCGATCACCATTTCAGCCACTTGAACGTGGCGGCCGGCAGGCTCGTCGAATGTGCTTGAGACAACCTCGCCGCGCACGGACCGCACCATTTCCGTGACCTCCTCTGGACGCTCATCAATGAGCAGAACGATTAGATAACATTCTGGATGATTGTGGGTGATTGACTGCGCGACACTCTGGAGCATCATGGTTTTTCCAGCCTTCGGCGGGGAGACGATCAGGCCACGCTGTCCCTTGCCGATGGGCGCCACGAGGTCGATGATGCGGGGAGTGAGATCTTCTGTAGTGCCGTTGCCGATCTCAAGAGTCAGACGGCTATCGGCGAACAGGGCGGTGAGATTCTCAAAGAGTATCTTGTTCTTGGCGTTCTCAGGCGGCTCGAAGTTGATTTCGTTGACCTTGAGCAGGGCGAAATAGCGCTCGCCGTCCTTGGGTGGGCGGATCTTACCGGAGATGCTATCGCCTGTACGCAGGTTGAAACGCCGGATCTGGCTGGGTGACACATAGATATCATCGGGGCCTGCGAGATAGGAGCTATCTGCTGAACGCAAGAACCCAAACCCATCCTGGAGAATTTCCAAGACCCCATCACCGTAGATGTCTTCACCCTTTTTTGCGTGGGCTTTGAGTATCTCGAAGATGACGTCTTGCTTGCGTGAGCGGGCTAAACCCTCGAGACCGAGGGTTTCTGAGATATCAACCAGCGCGGAAGGAGGTTTCTGTTTCAGTTCGGTGAGATTCATAGCCGCCCGACCGTTATGGCCGATGAACAACTAAGGACGTCATAAACGCCCACATAAATGGATTCGGGTAAAAGTCGATTTTGAGGGAATTACCGGGACAGCTAGTGCCGCCTTCAGTATTAAAGTAGCATGTCAAAAGGGTCGCGTCCAGCCCGAATAGCATAGCCGCGACTATTTATATGGTACTGTCAACAAACGCCATCAGTTGCGATTTGGACAAGGCCCCAACTTTGGTTCCAGCAAGATTGCCTTCCTTGAAGATCATCAACGTGGGAATCCCGCGAATGCCATATTTGGGTGGCGTTTTCGGGTTTTCATCGATGTTCATCTTGGCTACGGTGAGTTTGCCCGCGTACTGTTCCGAAATCTCTTCGAGAATCGGGGTAATCATTTTACATGGGGCGCACCATTCCGCCCAGTAATCCACTATGACAGGAGTTTCGGACTTAAGTACTTCATCTTCGAAGGTTGAGTCGGTAACATGAACGATGCGTTCGCCCATCCGGTTAGGTCCTCTTTTGTTGCCTGACGATCATTTCAGCGAAATTGCCCGCCGATTGCAAGTCCAACATAAAGCTGGATCACGCTATCTTGTAATCTGATGACAGTTCAGCATTTGACCGACGTACGATTTGCTGAATTTGATTTACATCAGCAGCTTATAGATGGCCTGGACGCAATTGGCTTTTCCCGTTGCACGCCGATTCAGGCTGAGTCGCTTCCTCTCATGCTATCGGGGAAAGATATGGCCGGTCAGGCCCAGACCGGCACAGGCAAGACCGCAGCCTTTTTATTGGCGACCATGGACCGGTTGCTGCGCAATCCAGCCCCACGTGCTCGGAAGCAAAATCAACCGCGTGCTCTGATCGTGTCACCTACAAGGGAGTTGGCTATCCAGATCCACAAAGACGCCAAAGAACTTGGGCAGTATACACCACTGTCCCTAGGGCTGGTGTACGGGGGCATCGACTATGAACGCCAGCGAGAGATGCTGGAGAACGGGGTCGACATTTTGATCGGTACGCCTGGACGCTTGATAGATTATTACAAACAGGGTGTCTTCAATCTTAAGGCCATTGAAGCGGCGGTTTTGGATGAGGCAGACCGCATGTTTGATCTGGGCTTTATCCGTGACATTCGCTACCTATTGCGACGCATGCCGAAACCGGAACGGCGTTTGAACATGTTGTTCTCTGCCACCTTATCTCTGCGCGTGTTGGAATTGGCGTATGAACATATGAATAATCCGGAGATGGTGAAGATCAATCCGGAGCAGGTCGCAGCCGATAATGTTTCCCATATCCTTTATCATCCCGCAACTAAGGAAAAAATCCCTCTGCTAATCGGATTGCTTAAGCAAATAGATCCGACAAGGACCATTGTCTTTGTTAACACGAAGCGGTGCGCTGAGACGGTTTGGGCCTATCTGGAGGGCAATGGGTTTCACGCCGCTATGCTCTCGGGTGATGTCCCCCAGGCAAAGCGGCAGCAGCTCATCGCAAAATTTGCGCGGGGAGAAATTCCGATCCTGGTTGCAACGGATTTGGCGGCACGTGGGCTGCACATCACCGATGTCAGCCATATTTTTAACTTTGATCTTCCACAGAATGGCGAAGACTATGTACATCGGATCGGGCGCACCGCGCGCGCGGGGGCCAGTGGTGATGCTGTGAGCTTGGCCTGCGAGGAATATGTTTATTCCTTGATGGATATCGAAGAATACATCGGTCACAAAATACCCGTAGCATCAATTACGGACGACCTACTTGTCTCTCCGCTACCGCCAGCTAGGCGAAAACGGCATCAAGCTGGGGGCCACAAGCAACGACCTCCGACGAGTCAGCGCAAAAAAACAGGAATGCAGAGGACCAGAAAACGGGGCCACGCACGCTGACAGTGAATAACGCTTTATTTTGCAAATCGATGCTGTAACCAATTGCTTATCTCAGCGATTTCCGGCGGGCACACGGCATGCTGCATTGGGAAAGTGCGCCACTCGATGTCGTAATTCATGTTTTTCAGCTGATCGAAAGATCTCTGGGCCTGGACTAGTGGTATCACCGGATCTTCCGTCCCGTGGACCATCAATATTGGGATGTTAGTGTTTGCTTGGTGTGCTTCCTTAGACAGGCGGCTCGGCAAGGGCAGATAGGTAGATAGCGCCAGCACGCCCGCTAGCCGATGCGGGTGCCTTAATGCGGTATGTAAGGCGACAGCGCCACCTTGTGAGAAGCCTGCGAGCAGAATTTTATCGGTCGTGATTCCGACGTCGCGTTCTGCATCAATCAATCCCGTCAATATCCGAGATGAATCCGCTATGCCATCAGTGTCTTCGTACTTCGTAAGATCGGCATCTTTAACATTGTACCAAGCCCGCATGGTAAGGCCGCCGTTAATCGTGATCGGCCGGTATGGCGCGTGTGGAAAGACAAACTGGATACCGTGATCATGCGGCAGCTTAAGCTCAGGCACGACCGGCTCGAAGTCGTGCCCATCGGCACCTAATCCGTGCAGCCAAATAACGGTAGCCGTATGTGTGCCCGCGGACGGGATCACAACGGCATCGAGTGGTCTGTCCATTGTGGAGTGGCCAGTCGCTCGCTAATGCTTGATGGGAGGTATCCTCGCAATTTGATCCCATTGCTTGCAAGTAGCCTAAAACCGGGCAGAAACACGATTGGGCTCTGTTCGTGATTTTGCTTGGGCGAGCATCTGAATCGTCATTGTAATGGCGCGCACGGGAGAGGAATTTTTGTTATTCTCGGGCAACAGCGGAGATGGAGGTAGCAGGAGACACGTTCATGAATACGCAGCTTTCCCAAATTGCAGGGTGGCTCGCTATGGTCGCATTGGCCATAGGAATCCTGATTGCAGGCTGCGGTCAAAAAGGGGATCTCTACCTTCCTGAAGATGAGCAAACGGCCCTAATCGATCCCCCCATTCGTTAGCTAACATGGACCCTTTCCACACCCGGGACGGCCAGCTCTACGCCGAGGGGGTCGCGCTGACCGACATTGCTAGGCAATTTGGCACGCCCTGTTACGTCTACTCGAGGGCTGCCATAGAAGGTCAGTGGCACGCCTTCGATCAAGCTTTTGCGGAGGTTCCTCACCTCATTTGTTATGCGGTAAAGGCCAACTCTTCCCTTGCCGTGTTGAATATTCTGTCGCGCTTGGGATCGGGCTTTGACATTGTCTCTGTCGGTGAACTTGAGCGCGTCATCAGGGCCGGTGGCGATCCGGGGAAGGTGATTTTTTCCGGCGTCGGCAAGCGGGCAGATGAAATGCAGAGTGCTTTGGAGACCGGCATCCGCTGCTTCAATGTTGAGTCGGTGGAGGAACTTGAACGACTCAACGATGTCGCTGGTGAGGTGGGTATGCGTGCTCCAGTGTCACTACGCGTGAACCCGGATGTAGATGCCAACACGCATCCATACATCGCCACTGGGCTGAACGAAAACAAATTCGGGATCGCCCCTGACAGTGCTCGGAATCTCTTTCGTCAGGCGGTTACGATGCCCAACATTGACATCGTTGGCGCTGGCTTTCATATCGGCTCGCAAGTTACGGAAATGGGACCGTTCCTGGACGCATTTCGGCGTCTTCTTATGCTTGTAGGCGAATTAGAATCTGACGGCATTAAGATAAAGCAGCTCGATATCGGTGGTGGTCTTGGTATCCGCTATCGGGATGAGCATGCACCGACACCCGCTGACTACGGTGCATCATTTCTCACAGCGCTTGAGCACCGGCCTTATGAAATCCTGGTTGAACCGGGCCGTGCCATCGTCGGCAACGCCGGCGTGTTGCTAACTAGAATTGAGTACCTAAAACACACGGAGCACAAAAACTTCGTCATTGTTGATGCAGCCATGAATGACCTGGTGCGTCCCGCCCTTTACGATGCTTGGCATGACATCGTCCCGGTCGTGACCGATAAGACAAGCCCGGCTCGGCGTTATGATATTGTCGGACCGGTTTGTGAGAGCGCTGATTACTTGGGTAAGGCGCGGGAGCTTAGTGTCCAGTCCGGGGATCTGCTCGCTGTACGATCGGCTGGCGCCTATGGATTCTGCATGAGCTCGACCTATAACTCTCGGCCACGCGCAGCCGAAATCATCGTTGATGGGGAGGAAGCGCATCTCGGACGCGCTCGACAAACGCTGGAGGATTTGATGGCTGGGGAATTTCAGCTGCCGGAATAGCTGATATGGAGCGTGTCCCTGAGCCTGAACTGATGAATAACCCAGCGCAGGCACGAGCTTACGCACAGGCGGATTTCTCTGCGCCGCATTCGATGTTTATCGACAAGTTCAAGACTGTGTTCCCCGTCGGGGTGATCGATGGCTATGTGCTTGATCTGGGCTGCGGGACGGCGGACATTACGGTTCGATTCGCCGAGGCCTATCCCAACTGCCGGCTCGACGGCGTGGATGGTGCCGAGCCGATGCTCCGATTCGGCCAAGTGGTCGTTGTTTCACACGGGCTTTCAGATCGCATCCGGTTGATACATGGGCACCTGCCGGGGGCGAAGCTGCCACGGAGACACTATGACGTGCTCATCTGTAACAGCCTGTTACATCATTTGAATGAGGGAAGAGTGCTTTGGGAAGCCGTCCGAATGTACACGCGCCAGGGTGGCGCAGTGTTTGTGATGGATCTTCTGCGCCCGGAAACTTCGGAAGCAGCCACTCGGCTCGTTGCCGAGTACGCAGGGGGCGAGCCGGACATCCTGAGGCGTGATTTCTACAATTCCCTCTGCGCCGCCTATCGCCCGGATGAGGTCCGAGAACAACTCACCGCTGCGAGCCTGTCGCATTTAACAGTGGAGATAATCTCGGACCGGCACTTGATTGCCTATGGGCATCGATACTAATAACAGGCCATTGATCTCTGTTGCACACTCCGATTCCAACTTAACCCGCCAAGTGGATTGCGTATCGAAGCGGGCGCTGCTCCGGATTTTAAGGGGGAGGCTCACTTGGATGCCGTGACCCACGTGTCCGCGGGTCCTGAACATGTTTTTTAAGGCCGCGGTCGATTATAATGGCGCGCACAATAATAGTGCGAAGAGCAGAAGGCTCGCCCCGTCTTAGTGCACTTGGCCTCGCATCGGTCGTACTAATTTGTTGTCTTTTAACGGGTTACGGCGGCCCGGGTATGGCATGTATTATGCCATTCATGCCTGCCAAGGTTGTTTCTGTGGAACCGTATCTAGAGTGAGGAGGGGGATCAATTCGAAGCTGCGTAGTCATCCGTCATAAGTAGACGCCTATGACGAATGAACAGTCATCTATTACATCCCACTCTGCACGATGAACGCCTGGTAGGCATCAGTCGCCTCGTGCGACTCAGAAAAACAGGAGGTATTCCATCATGTCGCTAGCGAAACTTCAGGATCTAATTAAAAAACACGGTATCAAAATCGTGGACTTTCGCTTCATTGATATGCCCGGCTTATGGCAGCACTTTTCGGTGACTACTGATGAGATCAACGAGGGGTTGTTTGCAGATGGGATCGGTTTTGACGGCTCCTCGATCCGTGGTTTCCAGGAGATTCAGGAATCCGATATGGTGCTGCTTCCCGATTCAGATTCATCCTTCGTTGATCCATATTTAGAAATTCCGACGCTTGCGGTGATCTGTGATGTGCTCGAGCCGGGGCTTAAGCCCTATGCGCGAAGCCCGCGGGAGGTGGCGAAAAAGGCGGAGACATATCTCAAGTCGACAGGTATCGCCGATACGGCGTATTTTGGGCCCGAGCCGGAATTTTTTATCTTTGATGATGTTCGGTTCGATCAAAACTCGCAGTGTGGTTACTACTATGTTGATTCTGTCGAGGCGGTGTGGAACTCAGGGCGCGAGGAAAATCCGAATCTCGGTTACAAACCGCGCCACAAGGAAGGATATTTCCCAGTTCCCCCGCATGACACCCTTCAAGATATTCGCTCGGAAATAGTACTCAATCTGGTCGATGCGGGCGTGCCCTGCGAGGTGCACCATCACGAGGTGGCAACGGCTGGACAAAATGAGATCGATATGCGCTTCACCTCGCTTGTGAGGATGGCGGACAATCTCATGAAGTTTAAATACATGGTAAAGAACACCGCCCGTAAGCATGGCAAGGTTGCTACGTTTATGCCGAAGCCGGTCTATTTTGACAATGGAAGCGGTATGCATGTCCACCAGAGTCTAGCCAAGGGCGGGACGAATCTCTTCTACGATAAGTCCGGTTATGCCCTCACGTCGCAACTCTGTATGTTTTACATCGGTGGCTTGCTCAAGCACGCGCCGGCGTTAATGGCTTTCGCCGCCCCGAGCACCAATTCCTACAAAAGGCTGGTGCCGGGATTTGAAGCCCCCGTCAATCTTACTTATTCACAGCGCAATCGCAGCGCAGCGGTACGTATTCCTGTCTACAATGAGAGCCCTGCCGCGAAGCGCATCGAGTTCCGCCCGCCCGATTGCATGGCCAATCCTTACTTGCTGTTTTCAGCACTGCTAATGGCTGGTTTGGACGGGGTTGAGAACCAGCTAGACCCGGGCGATCCCGTTGATCAAAACATGTACGAACTTCCAGACAAGATCCTGCGTAAAATAAAAACGGTGCCGGGTTCGCTCGAGGAATCCTTCATTGCGCTGGAGAAAGATCACGCCTTCTTGCTCAAAGGGGATGTCTTCACGCAGGATCTACTCGACGTTTGGGTTGACTATAAGCGTACCAATGAGATTGATGAGGTAAGTTCGCGCCCGCACCCGTGGGAGTTTTATCTTTACTTCGACCTTTAAGTCCCCTACGCGGCCGGCGGTGCGCCGCCGGCCGTCGTCACTTCAAGTTTTTCTACGATTCCTTTGTTGTCATTATTCAGTTTTCGACGGGTTCGCAAAGAACTGCCGCGAGCGCAGATTTGCTTCAACGGGCAATATTTAGCAGGAACCAATCGGGGCCCTGGTGGGTCTTTACTTGAGGACGGTCAATGCATTGGTTATGCTGAATAGATGCGTATCTTATTCTTGATCCTCGGTTTTATATTGTCGTTCTCGGTATCGGCCGTCGTCTATCGATGGGTCGATGAGAATGGCCATGTCGTCTATTCGGACAGACCGCAACCCGGTGCCCAAGTCCTTGAGGAAAAGGATGTTCAAACTGTTGATGCGCCCCCTGTTGAGCTGATCAGACCTAAATCAGATGCGAAAACATCGGCGAAAAATGGATTTGCAGGCTACAAACGTGTCGCCGTGATGAGTCCACAGAATGACGAACCCGTCAGGGAAAACGCAGGAAATGTGACGGTATCAGTCACGCTCGAGCCTGGGTTGCAAACCAAGCTGGGGCACAAGCTCGCCTTGTTTGTGGATGGCGCACAGATTTCAGAACCGGGTACGGCGACCCAGTTTCAGCTGAACAATATGAACCGCGGTGCACATACCCTTGAAGCCAAGGTGATTGGTGCCGATGGCAGCGTCATCAAGAGTTCCTCTCCGGTCACCTTCCATATGTTGCGTGTTTAGAGGTTTGCCGGCCAAACATTGGCTATCGGAAATCTATGCGTCCCCTCTTGTTGACGTTTGCTCTTGCGGTGTCACTTGCGGTCTCGGCCGTCACGTATCGATGGGTCGATGAGCAGGGCAACGTCGTCTATTCGGACAAGCCGCATCCCGGTGCCGAAGTCATCGAGGAGAAAGAAGTCCAAACGATACATGCGCCGCCTGTGCCACCGATAACACCGCGGGAGTCGACAGCGCCACCAGCAGTTGCCGGCTACGAACGCGTCGCCGTGGTGAGTCCAGAGGATGACACCCAGATCAGAGAAAATGCAGGGAATGTGACGGTGACTATCACCGTCGAGCCGGCGCTGCAGACCAAGCTGGGCCACAAGCTCGCCTTGTTCGTGGACGGCGCACAGTTTTCAGAGCCAAGCACGGCGACCCAGTTTCAGTTGATTAATATGGACCGGGGCACGCATACCCTCGAGGCCAAGATCATTGGTTCGGATGGTGAGGTGATCATAAGCTCCCCACCATCCGAGTTCCATTTATTGCGTCACTCCGTATTGCATCCGACGCCAGACCTGGGTGTTCCCACCCCAATCCCACCCGTTGTCGTTCCCGCTGGCGGCGGGCCGTAGTCTTTAATACACCTCCACACGAGTCCTGCTAAGCCATCGGTAGACCGTTGTTCTGCTCCAACCTGGCCTGAATCTTGCCGCTTATTCATTAACGGGCGGTTCCGCCACATCGCATGCCGGTGCCTTGTGGGCGATAATGTCCTAACGACTTGATTTATAGGATTATTCGATTGCGGGAACGGTTTCGTACGGATGGATAGGGTGTCCTTTGCACCAAGATGGTGCAATAATGCCCCGTTGACTATGATCAAATCGGAACAGGCGCGACGTCTATTCGATCATCTCACCACGGCAGTTTTGATGTTCGATGGGGAGCTCCGGCTCGCGGCCATCAACGCGTCTGGTGAGGACCTGCTGTCCGTCAGCGCTCGCCAAGTGCTGGGCCTGAAGGCGCAAGTGATCTGGCCGGATGCATCCATGTTTACTGGCACGCTGGAACGGTCATCTGTGAGTCAGGAGCCGTTTACGGAACGGGGGGTGGAACTGCATCTTCCGGGTGGTAAGACAATGATGGTGGATTACACGGTGACCCCGATGGAGGAGAGTCAAGACGCCATTGCCCTTTTGGTTGAGCTGACCGACGTGAGTGTGCGCCGTCGGATCGTCCGTGAAGAAGCGCTCGTAACCCAGAGCGAAGTCGCCAGGGCGCTCATCCGCGGCATGGCCCACGAGATCAAAAACCCCCTCGGTGGCCTCCGGGGCGCAGCCCAGTTGCTGGGGCGAGAACTTGAAGATCCAAAATTTGCGGAATACACGCGTATCATCATTGGTGAGGCTGATCGGTTGCAGCAGCTGGTGGACCGCATGCTGGCCCCCAACAGTCTCCCGAAAAAGAGCTTGGTCAACATTCATGAGGTGCTGGAATATTTGTGCAGCCTTGTGGAAGCCGAGACCAGTGCGGGTGTCACCATTGTGCGAGACTACGATCCGAGCCTGCCTGAGTTGAGTGCGGATCGCGAACAGCTGATCCAAGCGCTGTTGAACCTTGTAAGAAACGCTGTGGAGGCGGTGGGTGTATCAGGTGAGATCACGTTACGCACCCGTCCGCAACGTCAAGTCACCATCGGACAGACGCGTTATAAGCTTGTCATCCGCGTCGATGTCATCGACAACGGCCCCGGCGTTCCACCCGAGATCGAACACGGTATTTTCTATCCGATGATCACCGGTCGCAATGACGGTACTGGGCTCGGGCTCCCTATCGCACAAACGTTGATTCAACGGCACGGTGGTTTAATCGAGTTTGACAGCCAGCCCGGAAAAACAGTGTTTACTGTCTGGCTTCCGCTGGAGGGAGAGAATGGATAAAAAACGCGAGGTCTGGATCGTCGATGATGACCGCTCCATCCGCTGGGTGTTGGAAAAGGCGCTTACCCAAGCCGATATGAACGTGACGAGCTTTGACAGGGCCGAGCCCATCATGGTGCGGCTTGGCGAGGAGACGCCTGACGTCATCATTTCTGATATCCGGATGCCCGGGAGTGATGGTCTCACCATGCTCAAGCAGGTAAAGCGGGCGCACCCAGACCTACCGGTCATCATCATGACCGCCTATTCGGATCTTGATAACGCCGTTGCGTCGTTCAAAGGCGGAGCATTCGATTACCTTGCAAAACCATTTGACGTGGATGAGGTCGTGAGCTTGGTTCAGCGGGCCGTAACACAAAACCGTGAGCGTGAAGCCGATCAGTTAGAGGGCGCCGAGGCCCGAGTGCCGGAGATCATCGGTGCAGCGCCTGTCATGCAGGAGGTCTTTCGGGCAATCGGTAGGCTCTCGCGTTCACATGTTACCGTGCTTATTACCGGCGAGTCAGGGACGGGTAAGGAACTTGTTGCGCACGCCTTGCATCGACACAGTCCCCGTGCTGCTGCGCCGTTTATTGCGTTGAATACTTCGGCTATCCCACGTGAATTGCTGGAATCGGAACTCTTCGGCCACGAGCGGGGTGCTTTCACCGGCGCTCAGACTGAGCGAATCGGCCGTTTCGAGCAGGCCAACGGCGGGACCTTGTTCCTGGATGAGATCGGCGACATGTCGAATGAACTTCAGACGCGGCTCTTGCGAGTCCTCGCTAACGGGGATTTCTACCGGGTCGGTGGGCAGGTGCAAATCACAGTGGATGTCCGTGTGATTGCTGCGACCCACCAGGACCTCGACGCCCGGGTAAAGGCCGGCACGTTTCGTGACGATTTATTCCATCGTTTGAATGTCATTCGTGTTCACCTGCCAGCACTACGCGAGCGTAGGGAAGACATCATATTATTGGCGAAACACTTTCTTGCGTTGGCGGCAAGGGAACTGGATGTCCCGCCCAAGACCTTGCTCGGTGAGACCGAAGCGTACCTCACAGGCCTCGATTGGCCGGGGAATGTCAGGCAAATTGAAAATGTCTGCCGCTGGGTGACGGTGATGGCGCCGGCTCAGGAGATTCGTGTGGCGGATCTACCGCCGGAACTAAGCGGATCAACAGCATCTCAGTTCGGTGATTCCGACTGGGAAAGCATGTTGAAATTATGGGCGGAAGGTTGTTTGGCCCGTGGGGAGACGGGAGTCGTCGAGCAAGCTTTGCCCCGGTTTGAGCGGATCCTAATCGAGGCAGCCTTAAAGCAAACGGGTGGTCGCCGGCAGGATGCAGCTAGGTTTCTCGGATGGGGCCGAAATACCCTGACCCGCAAGATTAAGGAACTTGGGATCGAACGATAATTTTAGCCTGTCTCATTTGGCGCTTGTCGTTATCACGGGGGCCATCTTCGCCTCAAGCGAGCAAGCCACCGATGACGGCGCCAAGCCAGAGCATCCCGGTTTGGGAAAGCACCAGAATCAGTCCCCCTGCACCCGCAAGTACACCCAGGGAGGGTAGCCCTGTGAGGGCTGCGGCGAATACGAACAGAGCGAGAGCAAAGAATAAGCAGGGCAACAATGCCGCCATCAGGCCAGCGCCGACACCACCCGCCACCTTGCCGCCCACTACGCCTGCAATCAAGGGCCCAATCACCGGCAACCAAAATAACAACAGGGAAATGAGGGTCATCCAGATCACGCCCATCAAGATACTGCCTTGCTGTGGGGCCTCCAGCGTTTTTGTTGCCTTCTCTTCTGGCATCGTGGGTTCCCCTTTTTATTTTCCTCAGGCGTTAGCGTGACGCTGGGGTCTCTCGTTGTAACGGAAATTGGGCGGGCTCAGGATCCTTTCAGCCACTCGGCCACGCGCTTCGCAAAATAGGTCAGAATGGCATCGGCGCCTGCGCGTTTACAGGCCGTCAGCGATTCCATCACCACCGCACGCTCATCCAGCCAACCGTTCTGCACTGCAGCCATGAGCATCGCATACTCGCCACTGACCTGATAGACAAACGTGGGCATACCGAATTCGGATTTGACCCGTCGCACGATGTCGAGATACGGCATGCCCGGTTTTACCATCACCATGTCCGCCCCTTCAGCAATGTCCAATGCGATCTCCCGCAGGGCTTCATCGGCATTGGCCGGGTCCATCTGATAGCTGTTTTTGTCACCGCCGCCGAGACGGGCCGCCGAACCGACGGCTTCCCGGAACGGCCCGTAGAAGTTGGAAGCATATTTGGCGGAATAGGCGAGGATCAGGGTATTGACATAGCCCGCAGCTTCGAGGGCATCGCGTATAGCTTTGACGCGCCCGTCCATCATGTCTGAAGGCGCAACCACATCTGCGCCGGCTTCGGCATGGGAGAGGGCTTGTTTCACCAGCACGTCCACGGTTGCATCATTGACCACGTAGTTGTTCTCATCGATAAGCCCATCTTGCCCGTGGGTGGTAAACGGGTCGAGTGCCACATCCGTGATAAGCCCAAGCCCTGGGTGCTCGCCTTTGAGCGCCCGCACGGCGCGCTGAATGAGTCCTTCAGGGTTATAGGCCTCGCGGGCGTCTTCAGTTTTTACCTGCGCCGGTGTTACCGGAAATAAGATGACGGCGGGGATCCCGAGTGACACGAGCTCGGCCGCCTCTTTTTGCAGTTCATCGATGGAAAGCCTGTCGATGCCCGGCATCGAGTTAACCGGATCCCTG from Gammaproteobacteria bacterium harbors:
- the glnA gene encoding type I glutamate--ammonia ligase, with protein sequence MSLAKLQDLIKKHGIKIVDFRFIDMPGLWQHFSVTTDEINEGLFADGIGFDGSSIRGFQEIQESDMVLLPDSDSSFVDPYLEIPTLAVICDVLEPGLKPYARSPREVAKKAETYLKSTGIADTAYFGPEPEFFIFDDVRFDQNSQCGYYYVDSVEAVWNSGREENPNLGYKPRHKEGYFPVPPHDTLQDIRSEIVLNLVDAGVPCEVHHHEVATAGQNEIDMRFTSLVRMADNLMKFKYMVKNTARKHGKVATFMPKPVYFDNGSGMHVHQSLAKGGTNLFYDKSGYALTSQLCMFYIGGLLKHAPALMAFAAPSTNSYKRLVPGFEAPVNLTYSQRNRSAAVRIPVYNESPAAKRIEFRPPDCMANPYLLFSALLMAGLDGVENQLDPGDPVDQNMYELPDKILRKIKTVPGSLEESFIALEKDHAFLLKGDVFTQDLLDVWVDYKRTNEIDEVSSRPHPWEFYLYFDL
- a CDS encoding DUF4124 domain-containing protein; its protein translation is MRILFLILGFILSFSVSAVVYRWVDENGHVVYSDRPQPGAQVLEEKDVQTVDAPPVELIRPKSDAKTSAKNGFAGYKRVAVMSPQNDEPVRENAGNVTVSVTLEPGLQTKLGHKLALFVDGAQISEPGTATQFQLNNMNRGAHTLEAKVIGADGSVIKSSSPVTFHMLRV
- a CDS encoding DUF4124 domain-containing protein; this encodes MRPLLLTFALAVSLAVSAVTYRWVDEQGNVVYSDKPHPGAEVIEEKEVQTIHAPPVPPITPRESTAPPAVAGYERVAVVSPEDDTQIRENAGNVTVTITVEPALQTKLGHKLALFVDGAQFSEPSTATQFQLINMDRGTHTLEAKIIGSDGEVIISSPPSEFHLLRHSVLHPTPDLGVPTPIPPVVVPAGGGP
- the glnL gene encoding nitrogen regulation protein NR(II), which gives rise to MIKSEQARRLFDHLTTAVLMFDGELRLAAINASGEDLLSVSARQVLGLKAQVIWPDASMFTGTLERSSVSQEPFTERGVELHLPGGKTMMVDYTVTPMEESQDAIALLVELTDVSVRRRIVREEALVTQSEVARALIRGMAHEIKNPLGGLRGAAQLLGRELEDPKFAEYTRIIIGEADRLQQLVDRMLAPNSLPKKSLVNIHEVLEYLCSLVEAETSAGVTIVRDYDPSLPELSADREQLIQALLNLVRNAVEAVGVSGEITLRTRPQRQVTIGQTRYKLVIRVDVIDNGPGVPPEIEHGIFYPMITGRNDGTGLGLPIAQTLIQRHGGLIEFDSQPGKTVFTVWLPLEGENG
- the ntrC gene encoding nitrogen regulation protein NR(I), whose protein sequence is MDKKREVWIVDDDRSIRWVLEKALTQADMNVTSFDRAEPIMVRLGEETPDVIISDIRMPGSDGLTMLKQVKRAHPDLPVIIMTAYSDLDNAVASFKGGAFDYLAKPFDVDEVVSLVQRAVTQNREREADQLEGAEARVPEIIGAAPVMQEVFRAIGRLSRSHVTVLITGESGTGKELVAHALHRHSPRAAAPFIALNTSAIPRELLESELFGHERGAFTGAQTERIGRFEQANGGTLFLDEIGDMSNELQTRLLRVLANGDFYRVGGQVQITVDVRVIAATHQDLDARVKAGTFRDDLFHRLNVIRVHLPALRERREDIILLAKHFLALAARELDVPPKTLLGETEAYLTGLDWPGNVRQIENVCRWVTVMAPAQEIRVADLPPELSGSTASQFGDSDWESMLKLWAEGCLARGETGVVEQALPRFERILIEAALKQTGGRRQDAARFLGWGRNTLTRKIKELGIER
- the hemB gene encoding porphobilinogen synthase; the encoded protein is MVEQHRGSFPRTRMRRMRRSPFSRCLMRETSLQVDDLIYPLFVTEGQGRRDPVNSMPGIDRLSIDELQKEAAELVSLGIPAVILFPVTPAQVKTEDAREAYNPEGLIQRAVRALKGEHPGLGLITDVALDPFTTHGQDGLIDENNYVVNDATVDVLVKQALSHAEAGADVVAPSDMMDGRVKAIRDALEAAGYVNTLILAYSAKYASNFYGPFREAVGSAARLGGGDKNSYQMDPANADEALREIALDIAEGADMVMVKPGMPYLDIVRRVKSEFGMPTFVYQVSGEYAMLMAAVQNGWLDERAVVMESLTACKRAGADAILTYFAKRVAEWLKGS